The Paenibacillus sp. FSL H7-0357 nucleotide sequence AAGTGCAGCGATTTTGGCAATTTCACCGGTCCGGACAGCATGTACCGTTACCGGCTCCGAGGTAGGCAGCCCAACCAGGGTGATGCCCTGTCTGCGCACAAGCGGAGACACGGAAGCTACCCGCTCCGGCTGGTCATGATTGCCGGAGATGACAACAAGCGGCCTGCCGTTCGCCGTCAGTCTGGCTGCGGCATCATAGAACAGCTGCTCCGCCGCAGCCGGAGGGTTGACTGAATCATAAACATCCCCCGCCATTAGAATAAGGTCGGCCTTGGAGTCATCGGCAATCTCCACCAGCTCATCCATGAACTGCTCCTGCTCCTTCTGCCGGCTCCGTCCTTCCAGCGTACGGCCCAGATGCCAGTCTCCCGTATGCAATATGCGCATTTTCGCCCTCTTTTCCCCGCCCTCACGCGGCCATCATATAGGTGATATAAGATCAACTGCCGTCAATCTCACCTTTTGGGTTAGTTTTTTCATTCTATCTTCTATAGTAGATTTATAGTTTCACAGCATGTCCGCCGTCAAAAAAGTACAGCCAAATCTCGCTGACCGGTTCGCCTAAAATATCATTCAGCGCCTTGCTGTACAGCTCCAGCTGAAACCGGTACTTTTCCTTCAGCCCGTCCAGTCCGCCTTCATGCTCCAGCACGGCATCACTTTTATAATCCAGCAGAATCAGCCGTCCCTCCTCGCGGAACAGACAGTCAACCACCCCTTGAATCAGCACTGCTTCGTCAATCGTCCGGCGGCCGTTGTCCATCGAAAGATTAGTTCTATCAAAATAATCAAGTCCCCGGTAGGCTTCGCCTGCCGGAACCATATAACTGAACGGCTGCTCTCTGCGCTTCCATGATGCTCCCAGCAGTCTTTGCCCAAGCTCACCGGCGTAAAAAGCTTCCACTTCGGCAAGGTCAACCGCCTCCGCCTGCTCCCCGTTCAGAATAGCGACCCGGGTCAGGTGCGCCATCACAGCTTCCAGAACAGCACGGTCCACAGGCCTGTCCAGCGGGACATGCTGCATCACCGTATGGTACGCCGTTCCACGCTCTGCCTTTGACAAGCCCCGCTTCTCCATAAACTTTGGACGCCGCAAATGGAGACTCTCCGCCAGTGCAGTACTGCGGCCAGACCCGTTACCCCGGCTTGCAGAATACCCTTCTTCGAGCAGGTCATAGGAAGGCTGTTCCTCCATAGACAACATGGCCTTCAGCTCCGTCACCGATGTTTTGGCCGGAATGCCGGATGCTGCCGCGTATGGATACTCCCATTTCAGTCTTCCGGAGATTTCTGTTTCATCCGGTGTTCCTAGTGAACGCAGTGCACTGCCCGTGCGAAGCGCATCCTGGACAAGCCGCCGTTCTTCACTTTTTGCAGCATCATCCGCCGTGCCGGTAAAAGAACCTGACCCAAGTCCGGAAGCAGCCAGCACAGAGATGCTCCAATTGGAAGCATCACCATGCAGCACTGTTGAGACAGTGCCTTCCGCTCCCGCCAGCTTGCGCAGAATAGCTGCGCCGGGATGACGGATCAGAGCGGGACCTACCCAATCCAGATAACTGCGGCCCCGGGCCAGCAGATGGTCGGCCAGCAGCAGTTCCTCGCGCCCCTGCATACCCGTCCAGCCTGAAACGGCACGCGGCAAATCTCTTACAGTGCCGACGAGGATCATTTTGTCTCTTGGTCGGGTCAACCCGACGTAGAGCACGCGCATTTCCTCCGCCAGCAGTTCCAGCCGCGAGCGGCGGTTAATGGCCAGATACGGGAGAGTCGGATAGCTGACACGCGTCTCCCGCTCCACAAACCGCGGACCGAAGCCCAGCTCCTTGTGCATCAGGAACGGGGAATACAGATCCTGCCGGTTGAAGGGCTTAGCCATCCCGGCCAGAAAGACAACCGGGAATTCCAGGCCCTTGGATTTATGAATCGTCATGATTCTGACGCCACCGGCTTCCTCACCGCTTCCCCCGGCAACACCCAGATCGCCGCCGTTCTCCCTCAGCCGGGAGATAAACACCAGGAAGCGGAACAATCCGCGCGCGGAGGTATCCTTCTCGAACTGCACCGCCCGGTCGTACAGTGCTTTAAGATTGTTCTGGCGTTGAAATCCGCCGGGTAGTCCGCCCACCCATTCCAGATAGCCGCTCTCGCCGTAGATGCGCCAGATCAACGCACTGAGACTGCCCTGACGGGCTGCATTTCTCCACCCCTCCAATAACGCTGTGAAAGCTTGCAGCTTCTTCCGTAGTGCAGGCGGAATCTGTGATACCGCTGCTTCATCGGCTCCCCATCCGGCGCCGCCTAATTGCAGCGCACCGGTTACACCACCGGGTTCAAATTCTTCTGCGGAAGCTGCAGAAACATTATTAAGGGGGGATACAGCCGCAGCAACCTCAGCCGCAGCAGTAAGCTCCTGTTCAGCCATAGTGACTTCACCGGTACTGCCCGCAGCCGAGTCACCTGCAGCCGCCATCAGGGCATCATAGAAAGAACCCGGGCTGCATAGACGAACCATTGCCAGCTCTTCCTCACTTAAATTGACTACAGGTGAGCGCAGCACCCCCGCCAGCGGAATATCCTGACGGGGATTATCCACTACTTGCAGCAGCGACAGGGCAATTTCCACTTCCGTTGCCTGGAAATACCCCTTATTCTGATCGCCGTAGGCCGGAATGCCTTCCAGGCGGAGCTCCTCGATCATCAGCGGTGTCCATATCCGTGCAGAACGCAGCAAAATAACGATGTCGCCGTACACAACAGGACGCATGATACGCAAGGACTTGTCATAGATAAGCAGCGGCGCACCGCCGGTCATCCCGGTCATCTGCGAGATGCGCCGGGCAATGGCCCGCGCTTCCAGCTGCGCCGTCTCGCTCTCGATGGCTTCGCTCTCCTGGGGAGGAAGCTCCCCGTCTTCAGCGGCTTCCTCCATGCGGCCCGCCGGTGCAGTCCCCCGGTCAATCAGCAGCAGCTCCGGCGCGAAATAAGTATCCGGCCGGTTCTCCTCCGCTCCCGGGAAATTCGCCCCGTAGACCAGTTCGGCACGCTCATCGTAGCTGATCTCTGCAACGGTCCTGTTCATGATCTGGCGGAAAATCATATTGACGGCATTCACAACTTCCATCCGGCTGCGGAAATTACGCGCCAGATCGATCACCGAGCCCCGGGCAGCTGCTGCTCCGCCCTGCTCTTTCTCATCTCCGAGAATCCCCTCTCGGCCAGCCCCGTTATTTGACGCACCAAAGCTGAGATACTTGTCCAGAAAGAGCCCCGGCTCCGCCAGGCGGAAGCGGTAAATACTCTGCTTCATGTCGCCGACCATGAACCGGTTGCCCGGCGATTCGCGGGAGATAAGCCGCACGATCTCTTCCTGTACGCTGTTCGTATCCTGGTATTCATCCAGCAGTACCTCGTCGAACTGCTCGCGGTATTCCATTGCCGCATCCGATGGCAGCGAATGGCCCGGCGCAGAATCAGGATGGCGCAGAATCTGCAGACAGTAATGCTCCAGATCGCTGAAATCGACCAGACCGCGGCCTGCTTTCTCAATCAGGTAACGTTCACCGAACTCGATGACCGTCTCAGCGAGTTCCTGCATCAGCGGAGCCGCCTCATGCAGCTCCGCCAGAAAAACCTCGGCTGGACGCCCAAACAGCGATTTTTGAAGCTCCAGCAGGCTCTTCTTCACATTGTCCCGCAGCTCCTTGACCGTCTCCTGCAGTCCGGGATCGGTTGCATCCTTCTTGCAAGCCTTAAGCTTGCCAAAGGATATCTCTATGAATATATTATAGAGCTCTGCCCAGGGTTTATTTAGCAGATCATCCTGCAGCGCCCGGACCATTTCCAGATCCGCAGTCAGATTCTCCGCATAGGGAGCCGGACCGCCGGGCTGCAAGGCGATTTCATGCCCCTGAATAAGCTGGCTGGCCGCGCCGTCCAGCGTAAGCTTCGCCTCGGCAAGAATACTCTGCACCCAAGCCGTGCGGCTCAGAGCTTCCGTGTCCGGCAGCGAGAAATCAGCCGCAGTATCCCTCAGCCACTGTGCCGGCCAGGGATGGCTGCGGGCAAAATCATGCAGCCGCTGGACCAGCGCATGCACCGCATCATCGGTACGCTCGCCGCTGAACCAGTCTGCAAGCTTTACGAAAATGCCATCTTCTCCGTCTTCAGAGACCTCACCATATTTCTCTTCCAGCAGCTCCTCCAGCAGCTCTTGGCGCATCATCTCCGCCTCATGCTCATTCAGAATCCGAAATCCGGGGTCAATGGGGATCTGCTGATAATAACGCCGGATAACTTCCAGGCAGAAGGAGTGCAGGGTCGTGATCGACGCTCTTCCCAGCAAGGCAAGCTGGCGGCGCAAGTAGTCATTGCCCACTGCTCCGCCCTCTTCCGCACCCTCTTGCTCCTCCAGCTTCCGCTCCAGTGCCTCGCGGATCCGCTGCCGCATCTCGGAGGCTGCCGCCTTCGTGAAGGTGGCCACCAGCAGCCGGTCCACGCTGAAGCCGTTCTCCTCGTTGCTGATCTTGCGGATGATCCGCTCGACCAGTACGGCTGTTTTGCCAGAGCCTGCCGCTGCCGCAACCAGAATATCTTCGCCGCTCTCGGCAATAGCGCGCCATTGATCATCGCTCCACAGGCTGCCTTCCGGCTTGGCCTCTATTTCAGCTCTAATACTCACGGCTTCTCTCCTCCTTTATGGGACAGCAGATCCCAGATCACGTCTTTGCCCGGCTTGGCAAGATTGTTATAGCCATTGCCCTCCACAGCCTCGTCAAACTGGCATACCGGCCGGAAGGAACAGAACGTGCAGGCCGTTTCCTGCTGAATCCGGTATGGCTGGATCGCCACATCACCTTCCGTAATCCGCGTCCCGATATCGGAAATATTGCTGCGCACCGAGGACAGCAAATGCCCCCACTGCTCAGGCGTGGCTACAGAGGCGCTGCTGTAAAAGCTGCCGTCGCTCTTCAGCGCTACCGGCACAATTGAGGAATGCCCTTTATCGAGCGTAGTATCCATCAGTGAAACGACCTCACGGTCCGCAGTCAGCAGACCCTTCATTTTGAACCGTTTCAGAAGCTCCTGCTCCGCCTGCTCACGGTTCAACCCGTTTGGCGACGAGAGCAGCGGATCATGCACATGGAAATACAGGGTTCCTGCCGGAAGCGCAGCCTTGCCCAGCCACTGCTCCGAATAGGTGAGCAGCACATCGAGATAAGTCAGCATCTGCAGCGACAGCCCATAGTACACCTCATGCAGCTTAAGATCCTTCTGGCTTGATTTATAGTCAATAACCCGCAACAGAACTCCATGCTCCCCTTCGGCCATATCGACACGGTCAATCCGGCCCACCACCTCCATTACACAGCCGTTAGGCAATGTAATTCTCAGCGGCGGGAGATCTTTACCCGGGCCAAAGTCCAGCTCCAGCCCCACCGGCTCGAAGCTGCCCCGGCGGGCATGCTCGCCGAGGATCACGGAAGCGCGGCCGACAATATTCTTCAGTTTGCGGGAAATGTATCCGTAGCGTTTGCTGCTCATCAGAATTTCGCCCTGCAGGAGCGGCGACAGCCTGTCTACTGTCTCTCCGGCTTCCCGGCGGCATTCCTCAGCCGTCAAGCTCCCCCAGCCGCGGCCCTGCTCCTGCAGCCGCTTGGCCATATCGCTTAGCGCGGCATGGAAGAGCTGTCCAATGTCCGGCGCCTGCAGCTTATAGAGCTGGCGTTCTTTCAACCTTAAGCCGTATGAAGCAAAATGGGAGAAGGAGCAGGCAACGAACTTCTCCATACGCGACACGCTGCCGCGCAGTGTTCTGCCTCCGTATAAACGGAGGCTGGTCTCCCGCTTGAGCGGAATGCCGTCATTGCGGTAGAACAGCGAACCCAGCAGCTGCTGCAGCTTCGGACTCCAATGCTCATCCTCCGCGAACCAGTTATAGACATCCCACCACAGTCCGGGGATTTCCACTCCCTGCCGCCACTGGCGCAGCTGCATAATCAGCATGCGCAGACTTTGTCCGGGATGCCCCACAAAGCCCAGATGCAAAGCTTCACCTGCATCGGCTTCGTCAGGAGATACCGCTGCGGGGAACCCGGAAAGGGACCGTTCTTGCAAAGCATCCGGGAACATGCCATGCAGCTGGCGGATGATTTCCGAAGGCAGCAGCGCTTTGCCCTCATCATCGGCTGTGGCATAGCTGATCCACAGTCTGGTGCTGGCCGTTGTCAGCGCGCCATAGATCAGGAAGCGCTCATCGAGCAGCTTGCGCGAGGATCCCGGAGCCAGCTCCATTCCGCTGTTCTCCAGCAGCAGCCGTTCTCCCTCAGACAGGATGCCGTCCTCTTTGAACTGTGCAGGGACAACCCCTTCGTTGAATCCCAGCAGGAAAGCATATTTCACACCTGAAACCCTCGTCCGGTCCATGCTTCCGACCAGCACCTGATCCAGGGCAGGCGGAACCAAACCCATCTTAAGCTCGCTGAGTCCGGTCTCCAGCACCCCGGCAAACAGCTCGAATTCCATTCTCTCCGATCCCATCATTTCTGCGATCTGATCCAGCAAATCGAGCACTGCATCCCATAGCTGGCTGTGTTCCCGCGCACGTTCCGGCTGTCCCAGCTCAAGCGCCTCTCTGCTCAGCTTCTCCAGCTTCCGGGCGGTATCCGACTCCCGGAGCAGCAGGTACACCGCTGTACATAGCTCCAGACCGCTGCGGCTCTTCTTGATTCTTTTCTCAAAAGCATACAGCGGACCGGTAATGCACTCCCGGCACCGCTCCATTTTCAGAAGCAGCTCCTCATCCACAATCCGGCTGCCTTCCAGCGAAAGACTGGGGATTCCCTTCCAGGAACGTCCGTCGGTCCAGCGGTATCCATGGATGCCGCAGGCCAGCACATAATTCTCCAGCGCGTCCATATCCTCGCGGGTAATACTGCCGTCAAGCGGAAGCAGAAGCTCGGTCTTCACACAGCGGAACACATCCTCATACCGCCAGCGGCGGCGCACTACATCAAGTGCAGACCGTACAAATTCCACCAGCGGATGATGCAGCTCATTAACTTTCTGATCCAGGAAGAACGGGACGCTATAGTCTTGAAACAACGGGGTAATCAGCTGCTCATAATCTGAAATGTTGCGCATGAATACAGCCATCTCGCCGTACTCCGCCCCTTCATCCCGGGCCAGCCTGATCATTTCACGCAGCGTGCCCTCGACCTCTGTTCTATGCGAGACTGCAGCGCTGATCGTGATGGCTTCCGCAGCCTGCCCGATATCGCCGCTCCAGCGGCTGCGGCGGTGAAATCCGCGCTCCAGGTGGGCCAAGGCCGGACTTCCGGCGAAACGCGGAAGCACAGGCGGCGCCAGCAGCTCGTCCCAGACCTCAAGGCCCAGCTCTTCGGCCATCCCGCGCAGCTTGATATACGTAACTGCGGAGGGGTGAAACAACTCCAGTTCATGCGGCTGCAGCCCCGTTGGATAAATCCGGTCAAGCGTAAGGGCCACTGTCACCCTTGATGCATGCTGCATCAGCTCGCGCAGCACCATAAATTCCTGCGGGGTAAAACCATGGAACCCGTCTACCCAGATCTCGGCTTCTCTTATGTAAGAGGAATCCGCAATATGCTCTGCCAGTTCAGCCAGCCGGTCTTCCTGATCTATATACAGCTGTGACATTTCCTGCTCCAACTCGCTGAATACGATATGCAGATCATCCAGCTTGCCGGCCAGAATCGGACTGCTTCCTATGGCCTCGCGCATTCTTGCCAGCTGTCCTTCCAGATCGGAAGCACCCAGGCAGCAACGTTTCAGCTCGGTATGCAGTGCGCTGAGCCGTTCCACAAAGCCCGGTCTGTCGCTTGAAGCGCCGAACAGCTTCAGTTCTTCCTTGCGGCGGTTGATGATCTTGTATATCAGCATTTTTTTGCCTTCTTCGCTGATGGGCAGACTGGCGCTGCCCCCGGTCTCCTGCTTCACCCGG carries:
- a CDS encoding UvrD-helicase domain-containing protein, which encodes MSIRAEIEAKPEGSLWSDDQWRAIAESGEDILVAAAAGSGKTAVLVERIIRKISNEENGFSVDRLLVATFTKAAASEMRQRIREALERKLEEQEGAEEGGAVGNDYLRRQLALLGRASITTLHSFCLEVIRRYYQQIPIDPGFRILNEHEAEMMRQELLEELLEEKYGEVSEDGEDGIFVKLADWFSGERTDDAVHALVQRLHDFARSHPWPAQWLRDTAADFSLPDTEALSRTAWVQSILAEAKLTLDGAASQLIQGHEIALQPGGPAPYAENLTADLEMVRALQDDLLNKPWAELYNIFIEISFGKLKACKKDATDPGLQETVKELRDNVKKSLLELQKSLFGRPAEVFLAELHEAAPLMQELAETVIEFGERYLIEKAGRGLVDFSDLEHYCLQILRHPDSAPGHSLPSDAAMEYREQFDEVLLDEYQDTNSVQEEIVRLISRESPGNRFMVGDMKQSIYRFRLAEPGLFLDKYLSFGASNNGAGREGILGDEKEQGGAAAARGSVIDLARNFRSRMEVVNAVNMIFRQIMNRTVAEISYDERAELVYGANFPGAEENRPDTYFAPELLLIDRGTAPAGRMEEAAEDGELPPQESEAIESETAQLEARAIARRISQMTGMTGGAPLLIYDKSLRIMRPVVYGDIVILLRSARIWTPLMIEELRLEGIPAYGDQNKGYFQATEVEIALSLLQVVDNPRQDIPLAGVLRSPVVNLSEEELAMVRLCSPGSFYDALMAAAGDSAAGSTGEVTMAEQELTAAAEVAAAVSPLNNVSAASAEEFEPGGVTGALQLGGAGWGADEAAVSQIPPALRKKLQAFTALLEGWRNAARQGSLSALIWRIYGESGYLEWVGGLPGGFQRQNNLKALYDRAVQFEKDTSARGLFRFLVFISRLRENGGDLGVAGGSGEEAGGVRIMTIHKSKGLEFPVVFLAGMAKPFNRQDLYSPFLMHKELGFGPRFVERETRVSYPTLPYLAINRRSRLELLAEEMRVLYVGLTRPRDKMILVGTVRDLPRAVSGWTGMQGREELLLADHLLARGRSYLDWVGPALIRHPGAAILRKLAGAEGTVSTVLHGDASNWSISVLAASGLGSGSFTGTADDAAKSEERRLVQDALRTGSALRSLGTPDETEISGRLKWEYPYAAASGIPAKTSVTELKAMLSMEEQPSYDLLEEGYSASRGNGSGRSTALAESLHLRRPKFMEKRGLSKAERGTAYHTVMQHVPLDRPVDRAVLEAVMAHLTRVAILNGEQAEAVDLAEVEAFYAGELGQRLLGASWKRREQPFSYMVPAGEAYRGLDYFDRTNLSMDNGRRTIDEAVLIQGVVDCLFREEGRLILLDYKSDAVLEHEGGLDGLKEKYRFQLELYSKALNDILGEPVSEIWLYFFDGGHAVKL
- the addB gene encoding helicase-exonuclease AddAB subunit AddB — translated: MTVNFLIGRSGSGKTTRIWETVSSKLESEPLGAPIIVLVPEQGSFGAERGLLAAGSVKGSIRAQTLSFSRLAFRVKQETGGSASLPISEEGKKMLIYKIINRRKEELKLFGASSDRPGFVERLSALHTELKRCCLGASDLEGQLARMREAIGSSPILAGKLDDLHIVFSELEQEMSQLYIDQEDRLAELAEHIADSSYIREAEIWVDGFHGFTPQEFMVLRELMQHASRVTVALTLDRIYPTGLQPHELELFHPSAVTYIKLRGMAEELGLEVWDELLAPPVLPRFAGSPALAHLERGFHRRSRWSGDIGQAAEAITISAAVSHRTEVEGTLREMIRLARDEGAEYGEMAVFMRNISDYEQLITPLFQDYSVPFFLDQKVNELHHPLVEFVRSALDVVRRRWRYEDVFRCVKTELLLPLDGSITREDMDALENYVLACGIHGYRWTDGRSWKGIPSLSLEGSRIVDEELLLKMERCRECITGPLYAFEKRIKKSRSGLELCTAVYLLLRESDTARKLEKLSREALELGQPERAREHSQLWDAVLDLLDQIAEMMGSERMEFELFAGVLETGLSELKMGLVPPALDQVLVGSMDRTRVSGVKYAFLLGFNEGVVPAQFKEDGILSEGERLLLENSGMELAPGSSRKLLDERFLIYGALTTASTRLWISYATADDEGKALLPSEIIRQLHGMFPDALQERSLSGFPAAVSPDEADAGEALHLGFVGHPGQSLRMLIMQLRQWRQGVEIPGLWWDVYNWFAEDEHWSPKLQQLLGSLFYRNDGIPLKRETSLRLYGGRTLRGSVSRMEKFVACSFSHFASYGLRLKERQLYKLQAPDIGQLFHAALSDMAKRLQEQGRGWGSLTAEECRREAGETVDRLSPLLQGEILMSSKRYGYISRKLKNIVGRASVILGEHARRGSFEPVGLELDFGPGKDLPPLRITLPNGCVMEVVGRIDRVDMAEGEHGVLLRVIDYKSSQKDLKLHEVYYGLSLQMLTYLDVLLTYSEQWLGKAALPAGTLYFHVHDPLLSSPNGLNREQAEQELLKRFKMKGLLTADREVVSLMDTTLDKGHSSIVPVALKSDGSFYSSASVATPEQWGHLLSSVRSNISDIGTRITEGDVAIQPYRIQQETACTFCSFRPVCQFDEAVEGNGYNNLAKPGKDVIWDLLSHKGGEKP